The nucleotide sequence GAAGAGGTTCGATTCCTTCtcaaaggagaagaaagaaagaggtaAAAACCAATGCTGTCTCACATTCAGCCTGTCACTTACTCATTCAACATGTGACATTCAACCTGATTCCTGGTCTTAGAATGAAGCACATTTGTGGCAAAAGTGTTTTACACATCTAAAGTGTGTCTCCCCCAGGGACACAGGGTGGTATAAATAGctataataaatttaattttgacatTACTTCAGATTCTGTCATGTTCACACCATGTTggtaataaatgaatgcaatcaGCTTTGGGGGTTCACTATGAGGGCCAATTGATTATGTGAGGCCAGAGAGAGGCTGAACTGTTTTATCTGATTTATTGGACATTTATCATGCAAATTTGCCATTTCCTAGCTATAGTTTCCTGTAGCAATCCCGGTCCATTGCCGCCCTGCCGCTCTCTGTTTTCCTGTCCTGGCACTCCTCCATAGCTCCAATGCGGCCTGATCCAAAGCTGAATAACGTGTGATTAACAGAGCCGCATGTGACCAGGAGATGTTCCCTAGCCTGCAAACGCCCAGGTTAATGAGTTCCCTGGGTTCTTCCAAGTCTGTGCAAATCTCATTGGCTACCTGTAAGAAAAGGGGGCTAAGTCCTCTTTATCTAGTAGATCATTGGAGATCTTGGCTGGGCCATTGACTTCTCTCACCCCATCAGTGAAAAATTATTCTGCCCTTATATTCTCACCTGTCTCTCAGCTGTCTTTATATGCACAAGCACTTATCTGAcctctgttttaaattattgtggGTCAATTACTGGCTGAGAAGTTGGAATACTTTTTCCAGAAGACACATTAATTCtaccctctctttctgtctgtttaatGTTCAGAAGTGTGTGGTAAATATTATGGCACTGTGGCTTCCTGCTTCAATATGTGTGGAGCTCACATGGTCCCATTGAGCAAGGCACATAACTTGAATGCTTAACTGAGCCTCCAGCCCTACAGATGGACAATGTATGAAAACCATACAAATCATGCTAGACAAGGACATTTGCCAGTCAAGTTTTGACCcactaaataaaatcacatttgtttCATGGTACACGCAAGCTAGTCGAAACAACTTTCGAGGGGCCTCAAGCAATGTAGGCCTTTGACTGTGTGAGATTAGGAGTTACAGTGGGCTGGGGATCAAAGCTCCAGGTTCATGATCATGCCTGGGCCGGTACAGTTCATCTCCAATGGGCCTCTGTCCCCTATGCTGTTCATCTGAGGCTGAGCCCAGCAAGGCTGATCGCAGGGACAGAGAACACAGGGATCGGCGATCAGTGTGCCACAGTCTGCGCATTTTGCACTGGTCTGGCTGGCAGGACAATGTAAAATACAGCTGTTCTGTGAGTTACTCTGGATAGtggtgtctgctaaatggctgtaatttaaTGCAATGATAGCATTTGTCTACGGCCAGTGTCGTGGCCTTTGCCATTTTTAGTGATGGTGGTTTGGATACATTTGGGGGTGAGGGCCTAGCCTGGTCGTCTCAGACGTAATAACAATAAGATGTATGCTTTAAGTGTGCTTTAAGAGGCTTTGTCTTGTACCAGTGGATGACTAATGGGATGAGTCTTTAACTCTTTAACCTCCGTCCTTCTCTCCTGGCCAACTCTAAAATGAGACTGAACATGGGTATGAGCTGTGGGTGTGGGACAGATACGAGCCCAGACATCTCAGATGTCAGCTCCGGATTAATCAGCCACTCAACGAGAGAAAGTGGGTGCATGGTCACAAACCTGTCTGGGCCCAACATCACTTTATCAAGTCAGGCCATTCTGTGCGTATATACAACCAACTGATCAAGCAACCAAGCAATAAACCAAGCAAGCAATCACCCGAAAAACCATTAACAAAAGATAACAAAGGATGGGAACTTGTATCATCTGTTTAATTAACAGCTGTCTCTGGAGGGGCGTCTAAAAACGCTTAAACCGTGCCATTCAAGACCATAATTTACAGGGGGGATAGGGTagatacaacccccccccaacccctaaTATTACACAACAGGCCAAATAACCCAACCACTCCATTTCCCACTTCATTCTTCGCTCAtcccctctcttcttctctctgccCCATTTTTCACCAGAAAAGACACCCAAGGCTTTCGGGATTCCCCTGTCCCAGGTGATTGCTAACGACCGGGCGCACAAGCAGAAGCAGGATGCCCTGAAGGAGAGCCGGAGAGACTGCCTGGACCTGGAGGCCAGTGTGCTGAGTTTCCGCGCCCAGCAACTGCAGCTTAGCAACAGCCTggccacctccctcccacctaCGCCTCAGCAGGAACCCAGCACCTGCCCCCGCTCATCCACCCCCCTCTCTAAGCCCTTGCGCTCACGTCGCAGGGTGAGTTCTCCGCCCACTGAAGTTGACACACCCCAAATTTACGAGTCTCCCCATTTATGACTGCATTAATTATATGTAATAGTGAACTTTGTTTTTATGGAATGTCAGCTATCTGAAAAAGTGCTGAATTAAATTCACGATTGCATGTTTGGAATCACAAAAGTAAACCTGCAATGAGCCAATGGAAATGTTATATTTGGATGATGTTCGCATTTTTTATTCTCCTGCCCAACCGAAATGCATGTAGAGATGCTTGACTGAAAGGCACTATATGAGTCCAACGTTTAGCCTGTCCCCCGCTGCAGGGAGGGCTGTCCGTGGACTGCATCTCTGACCTTGTAGAGAGTCAGTCCCGCCTGCTGGAGGCGCTGCAGCTCTCTCACCCCTATGAGTTGGATGGGAAGAAGGCGGCGGACCGCGCCCAGGCCAAGCTCAGCCTCAACCCCATCTACTGCCAAGTGCCGCGTGTGTTAGAGCAGTGCTGCCGCCACATCGAGGCCCACGGTGAGCTTTGAATGACCTGCCACTGCTACAGTAAATACAGATATCCTCCAGCTGCATAAACGGATGTGTAAATATCCAGCATATTAATGGCTAATGTAATTTTGTAAGGTTAAACAAATGAATCAAATTGTCTTAAGTGAATTAATGAAACGGATTTTCACCAGTTTGTAGATAAGGTAGACAAGCACTTATAACCAACTTCCAGGGTTGTtactgctagctagctaattactttcaatgtaaataatttaaagccTGTTCACACGCTACTTCACTGTGTTCAAAactgctaacattagctgctGAATGTAGCTATTTATCTCACAGTTGATTAAGACAGACTGCTGACAGTTAAACTCAGAATGGGTGTGGATTCTGTTCCACCCGCGCTCTCAACTACAGTACGCACAGTagctggagaaagagaaacttAGATGAATGCAAGTGACATGCCGCACATGTTACTCAGCATTACAAGGGCTTGGAGGACCTGCTGGATTGTGGCGCACAGAGCTAATTGATTAACAGTCTAATAATTAAGAGCTTAGACTGAACAAAAATAGAAGCATCTGTGCCACTCCAGGTCCTGGGTCACAGACCACTGCTGTGATGTAATACAGTCTGGGCATGAGtggtggagaaagaagggggttagaggaggaaagagagagagggaaaatggaAGTGACTCTTGACATGTAGTTTTTAATAATCATATACcatgacttgtgtgtgtgtgtgtttgtgtgtgagcatgcatgtttAGGTCTGACTGGTTTGCTGTCTTCTCTAGGTCTGCAGACTTTAGGGATTTTTCGTGTTGGGAGCTCCAAAAAGAGAATCAGACAGGTGACATTCTAACTCTTAATCTGAGAATTTTAATAGTTGAACCTTTCCATTTTTCCAGGACAATTGTTATTAAATGAttatatcattatttttgtgtctgtctgtatatgtgtgtgcatgtgtgtgcgtgtatgtgtgcttgtgtgtgtgtgtgtgtgtatgcatgcatgtgtgtgtgcgtgcgtgcgtgcatgagaATCGGTGGGTGTGTAtttatgcgtgtatgtgtgtgtgtgtgcatccgtgtgcttgtgtgtgtgtgtgatatagcTACGGGAGCACTTTGACCTGGGCGTGGATGTGGTCCTGGATGAGGAGCACAGTGTGCATGACATCGCAGCCCTGCTGAAGGAGTTCCTGCGGGACATGCCCGATCCCCTGCTCCCCCGAGAACTCTACCCCGCCTTCCTGCACACCAACAGTACTTCAGTTTACCGTTCCCCTCCTGCGCCCAGTCAGGACCACTGCCAGCTCACTGACTCATTTCCACATTACATCCACTTTACAGAGTCTTCTTATCACAATCGTCGTGTAAACAGTTAACGGTGTCTGTGGTCGAGACGCGGTGTATGGTGGTGCttggaacaaagttttaaaacagtgttGACACCGTGCCCCTGAATACTGGCGTGCTTTGGTTGACACTTTGCACAGCACAGTTGTGACAACACAGTCGGCATACTTTAGTAGGAAGTAGTTTTCTACGGAACCGTGCTAAACAAGGTCTGGATGTTGTTAAGTAACCGTgacattatatttggaaagagacattGCTGTTCAGCTTTTCAAACGTAAATTTTTGGTTCTTCGACTGCCACAAACCATTGTATCAGCATAAGCTGCAGTGGATGCCTAGAAAACTCGTCAAATCTCAGCTATGTAATGCCCTTGAGCGTAAAAACCCTGTGTAAGCCTGAAGTAATCAATAAAGGAGGGAAAGAGTGGCCATATCATATCCTCTGGAGGTCAGACCCCCAACGCAGGGTGGATTTTGGGTTGTGTGCCattctgctctctgtgtggTACAGGTCTGAGGGGGGCGGATCAGCTGTCCTACCTGCAGCACCTACTCTACCTGCTGCCCCCCTGCAACTGCGACACTTTGCTGCGGCTGCTGACGCTCCTGCACACCGTACAGCGCCACGCCCAGGACTCTGTCGGCCCTGACAACCAGAAGGTCAGACCAGGGGTCAGACACACCCATTGAAACTGTGACACAACGTCAAGGTGATAAGACTCCATAGAAAACCTGCATGGaaacgtgcacacaaacagatgtgtgtgtgtgacatgttcatatatgaatataattttaatCAATACCCCAGTTTAAAATTAGGCAgtctatgaaaatattttgtaaatttttttatGCAGTGAATGTACCCAACCAATATGCTATATAAGACCACATATGCCTGGCCTCTCCTCCATTGTCCATAAATGAGTCActacgtttacatgcacagtttcAATCGAGCTATATTAATAGCTcaatttggccaaagatgagatttaattggattattgtcgttgtcccaatatacatgactcggaaagaatcaAATTATTGACTGAGGTGTGTCTGATTAAGGCTTCTTATatatcctgcttcctccaattttgttacaacttttttgaatagtttgtcattccgcgtttttcttccatccatgtattttaggatatttaactcctttagttgcgatagcatgaagttggtctccttgtctgtctgtgtttttttggccatgatactagggagggcaaaacggagctttagaatgtcaccagcagtgtatgcgcatgagctcgacaatgcatttctcacagaaaatgtagtttgtcgcctttttttagttcattacactggtgatagaagtgacaataattaactggtactgtgctgttagcctttattgatcgccgtacaaggttaatgtgaagtacaaTCGGACaacactaacccataaaaatgtactttgaatggcaggctacttgctcaatcgaacggtaaatgtgaaaaacattcgattatagtcagcggcaccaaaattttcagtcacaccctcaataaacgcaaaagtcccagtagaacgttgaattaaatcttttaaagttacatattttctgaaacgttatcgattccacTTGGCCACCGTGAGCGTAAAGTTGCCATGTAAATTATGGAACGTGCGCAGAATGCCTAGGCCACTTGTAGTCCGATTGAAGCGTATACATGCCATAGTAAATCGACCCCgaaccgcattatctaggtatgttagtccgactttGAAAAATTCGACTTTgtacgatttcagtcggactacgatgtttacatgatttttaaaagtccagttttagccggactaatacaataaatcgacttttttaaacatcatgtaaacccactgactgGTCGCGTTTTTGGGCCTCTATCCCCATGAACCACACACTCAGTGTGTAccgccccctcccacctgcCCCCCACAGATCCCAGGGAATAAGATGACGGCCATGAACTTGGCGGTAATCTTCGGGCCGAACCTGCTGCAGCGTGAACGCGGCTCGGAGAGGGAGCTGCGCGCCACGACCGCCGAAGACAGCGCCACCATCATCGCCGTCACCCTGTTACTCCTACAGAAGCACAGACTGCTGTtcatggtgagagagagaaggttcaggagggagagagaaggagagagacacagacaagAGGGGTAGAGGTTGAGTggctgagagagaaggagaggctATCTTGATGCTCTGTTATTTACCAACGAAGAAGTAAATTCACTTCAATGAGATGTGATGCTTAGAGTAGCCACAGACAAATAGAAAACATTGTCACAGTTAATTTTAATGGCGGAGAGACaactctcacactctcattTTGTTGAACATATTTGAAAGCGCTCCTCATCAGCCACACAAACTGCACCCCAAGAATACCATGCTCTACAGAACATTTCCAGGTTGTTGATttgtctggagagagagacagggtgaagggggagagaaagggggacagGGAAAAAGTGAGATGGGGATTCATGGTTATCATTATGGTCCTGTGCTTCTGTAGGTTTCTGCAGCTCTACAGCAGGAAGTACTGCTGAGCCTCTTACAAACAGATCCTGACATCATCAATTACCTCCTGCGCAGGAAACTCAGGTGGGGAGTTAAGGAGTCAAGGCCTTTTATTTGAGGCATGAAAGCCCCAACCCCACCCATTGTGTAAGTAAACCCCACCCACTAATCTcagcccccgtcccccctccacctccagtGGTTGTTACCAGAGAGTGGAGACGGAGGCCAGTAGGAGAGGGGTCCCCAGGGCCT is from Anguilla anguilla isolate fAngAng1 chromosome 9, fAngAng1.pri, whole genome shotgun sequence and encodes:
- the LOC118234989 gene encoding rho GTPase-activating protein 6-like, yielding MLGPGVRLYPVHIQTLSELERARLQEIAHCHLEERELEFKITIPREYRKRRKSLRKRFDSFSKEKKEREKTPKAFGIPLSQVIANDRAHKQKQDALKESRRDCLDLEASVLSFRAQQLQLSNSLATSLPPTPQQEPSTCPRSSTPLSKPLRSRRRGGLSVDCISDLVESQSRLLEALQLSHPYELDGKKAADRAQAKLSLNPIYCQVPRVLEQCCRHIEAHGLQTLGIFRVGSSKKRIRQLREHFDLGVDVVLDEEHSVHDIAALLKEFLRDMPDPLLPRELYPAFLHTNSLRGADQLSYLQHLLYLLPPCNCDTLLRLLTLLHTVQRHAQDSVGPDNQKIPGNKMTAMNLAVIFGPNLLQRERGSERELRATTAEDSATIIAVTLLLLQKHRLLFMVSAALQQEVLLSLLQTDPDIINYLLRRKLSGCYQRVETEASRRGVPRASLDSVELASGEQSPLDSPTPFFPDSQADDCFSSTVFLRVLQVNQSRKRSTEDRSQRSIAQIRQFHSHHNLMSLARPVPPGNDDAQKGSSGEGESPCEGGAMGGAFSPAERTVLFSLGLDPDNSPLPFSPREKSQPTHFWDFFSRKSSSSENTV